In Caproicibacterium amylolyticum, a genomic segment contains:
- a CDS encoding carbamoyl phosphate synthase small subunit: protein MKALLMLENGATFAGTGFGDEHDVLCEVVFNSAMCGYPELLTDPSYAGQGVVMTYPMIGNYGICYEDAESGKPWLSAYIVRSVSNVASNFRCDIDLNSYLKAHHVPGLQGIDTRALTRLLRESGTMRGMIAYGDNVDTEAMKQKIAAYQLESCVPEVSVRGGNVYGDGAVKIALMDYGVKSNIIRSLVARGCTVKCFQWDAPFEEVMEWKPDGIMLSNGPGDPKECGKAITELKKVYAAGVPTFAICLGHQLMALAQGFDTYKLKYGHRGINHPVKDLSTNRVYISSQNHGFVVDEKTIDPAAAKVSFISMNDGSVEGINYANGKCFSVQFHPEACGGPRDTGFLFDRFLKVVGGERL from the coding sequence ATGAAAGCATTGCTGATGCTTGAAAATGGCGCGACATTTGCTGGAACCGGATTTGGCGATGAGCACGATGTCCTGTGCGAGGTTGTATTCAACAGTGCCATGTGCGGATACCCGGAACTGCTGACTGATCCTTCTTATGCGGGACAGGGTGTTGTCATGACGTACCCGATGATTGGCAACTATGGCATTTGCTATGAGGATGCAGAGTCCGGAAAACCTTGGTTGAGTGCTTACATTGTACGTTCTGTTTCTAATGTGGCAAGCAATTTCCGCTGTGATATTGATTTGAATTCCTATTTGAAAGCGCACCATGTGCCGGGTCTGCAGGGAATTGACACACGTGCACTGACCCGCCTGCTTCGTGAAAGCGGCACCATGCGCGGCATGATTGCGTACGGCGACAATGTGGATACAGAGGCTATGAAACAGAAAATTGCAGCATATCAGCTGGAGTCCTGCGTGCCGGAAGTCAGCGTGCGCGGCGGCAATGTTTACGGTGACGGCGCTGTGAAAATTGCACTCATGGACTATGGCGTAAAAAGCAATATTATCCGCTCGTTGGTTGCGCGCGGCTGCACGGTGAAGTGCTTCCAATGGGATGCTCCCTTTGAAGAAGTAATGGAGTGGAAGCCGGACGGCATTATGCTGAGCAATGGTCCCGGCGACCCGAAAGAATGCGGCAAGGCAATTACGGAGCTGAAAAAGGTCTACGCCGCCGGTGTGCCGACCTTTGCTATCTGCTTGGGACATCAGCTGATGGCTCTGGCGCAGGGATTTGATACCTACAAATTAAAGTATGGTCACCGCGGCATCAACCACCCGGTAAAAGACCTTTCCACCAATCGTGTATATATTTCTTCGCAGAACCACGGATTTGTAGTGGACGAAAAAACCATTGACCCCGCTGCTGCCAAGGTCAGTTTTATCAGCATGAATGACGGCAGTGTGGAGGGGATTAACTACGCAAACGGAAAGTGCTTCTCGGTGCAGTTCCACCCGGAAGCATGCGGTGGTCCGCGCGATACGGGCTTCCTGTTTGACCGGTTTTTGAAAGTTGTTGGAGGTGAGCGGCTGTGA
- a CDS encoding LL-diaminopimelate aminotransferase, with amino-acid sequence MVKVNENFVKLPASYLFVDIANKVDAFQKKNPGKEILRLGIGDVTRPLVKPVVDAMKKAADEMGNAETFRGYGPENGYAFLREAIANHDYKGLNIAADEVFVSDGAKSDTGSIGDIFGLDNVVAVCDPVYPVYVDTNVMAGRAGDFTEGKGWSKIVYMPCLEENCFLPSFPDEMPDLIYLCFPNNPSGVSMPKTKLQAWVNYANEHGSVILYDAAYEAFIVTPGVSHSIFECEGAKNCAIEFRSFSKTAGFTGTRCGFTVIPKELKVGDVSLNRLWARRQSTKMNGVSYPVQRAAEAVYSEEGQKLVRENIAYYQNNARIILEGLKKAGFTVYGGVDSPYVWMKVPAGMTSWQFFDELLTKCAVVGTPGSGFGIHGEGFFRLTSFNTKENTEKAVQRIVEQFT; translated from the coding sequence ATGGTAAAGGTGAACGAAAATTTTGTAAAGCTGCCTGCGAGTTATTTGTTTGTGGACATTGCAAATAAAGTGGATGCTTTTCAAAAGAAAAATCCAGGCAAGGAAATCTTGCGTCTGGGAATAGGCGATGTTACCCGTCCACTGGTAAAACCTGTGGTGGATGCCATGAAAAAAGCTGCAGATGAAATGGGCAATGCGGAAACTTTCCGTGGCTACGGCCCTGAAAATGGCTATGCTTTTCTGCGGGAAGCAATTGCCAATCATGATTATAAAGGTTTGAACATTGCTGCGGACGAAGTCTTTGTAAGCGACGGCGCAAAGAGTGACACCGGCTCCATCGGCGATATCTTTGGTCTGGATAATGTTGTTGCTGTCTGCGACCCGGTTTATCCGGTTTATGTGGATACCAATGTTATGGCCGGCCGTGCTGGTGACTTTACTGAGGGAAAAGGCTGGAGCAAAATTGTTTATATGCCCTGTCTGGAGGAAAACTGTTTCCTGCCGTCTTTCCCGGATGAAATGCCGGACTTGATTTACCTGTGTTTCCCGAACAACCCCTCCGGTGTCAGCATGCCGAAAACCAAACTGCAGGCGTGGGTCAATTATGCCAATGAGCACGGCTCCGTTATTCTGTACGATGCCGCCTATGAGGCCTTCATTGTTACCCCCGGCGTTTCCCACAGCATTTTTGAGTGTGAGGGTGCTAAGAACTGTGCAATCGAATTCCGCAGCTTCTCCAAAACCGCGGGCTTTACTGGCACCCGCTGCGGCTTTACGGTCATTCCTAAAGAATTGAAAGTTGGGGATGTATCCTTGAACCGTTTGTGGGCGCGCCGTCAGTCTACCAAAATGAACGGTGTTTCCTATCCTGTTCAGCGTGCCGCAGAGGCAGTCTATTCCGAAGAAGGGCAAAAGCTGGTACGCGAAAATATTGCATATTACCAAAATAATGCCCGTATTATCCTCGAGGGCTTGAAAAAAGCCGGATTCACTGTTTACGGCGGTGTAGACTCGCCCTATGTTTGGATGAAGGTGCCTGCCGGTATGACTAGCTGGCAGTTCTTTGACGAACTGTTGACAAAGTGCGCAGTCGTTGGTACACCCGGCTCTGGATTCGGTATCCACGGAGAGGGCTTCTTCCGCCTTACTTCCTTTAATACAAAAGAGAACACAGAAAAAGCAGTTCAGCGTATCGTTGAGCAGTTCACATAA
- the dapF gene encoding diaminopimelate epimerase produces the protein MKFTKMQGIGNDYIYINCFEEKVEDPAALSVRLSDRRFGIGSDGIILIKPSEEADCEMDIYNADGSRAMMCGNGIRCVGKYVYDRGICKKNPLRVDTQSGVKTLYLHVENDAVQTVRVDMGAPILTPVEIPVQMPGECVVNVPYTVNGKEEHITCVSMGNPHCVLFVDDVDALDLEKIGPAFENAPIFPQRVNTEFIQIISEKEVKMRVWERGSGETWACGTGACASAVACALNGKTGRQVRLHLRGGDLTVQWDEQTGSVFMEGPAAFVFDGTVDA, from the coding sequence ATGAAATTCACAAAGATGCAGGGAATCGGCAACGATTATATCTACATCAACTGTTTCGAAGAAAAAGTGGAGGATCCCGCCGCACTAAGTGTGCGCTTGAGCGACCGCCGCTTTGGAATCGGCTCCGACGGTATTATTTTGATTAAGCCGAGCGAGGAAGCCGACTGTGAAATGGATATTTACAATGCGGACGGCTCCCGTGCCATGATGTGCGGCAACGGCATCCGCTGTGTGGGCAAGTACGTTTATGACCGCGGCATTTGCAAAAAAAATCCTCTGCGTGTGGACACGCAGAGCGGTGTTAAAACACTTTATCTGCATGTGGAAAACGATGCTGTGCAGACTGTGCGCGTGGATATGGGTGCGCCAATTCTGACACCGGTGGAAATTCCGGTGCAGATGCCGGGTGAATGTGTTGTCAATGTTCCTTATACAGTAAATGGGAAAGAGGAGCACATCACCTGCGTTTCCATGGGCAACCCGCACTGCGTACTTTTTGTGGACGATGTGGATGCGCTGGACTTGGAGAAAATTGGTCCTGCGTTTGAAAACGCACCCATTTTCCCGCAGCGTGTCAATACCGAATTCATTCAGATCATCAGTGAAAAAGAGGTAAAAATGCGCGTTTGGGAGCGCGGTTCCGGCGAAACATGGGCCTGCGGCACTGGTGCCTGCGCATCGGCAGTGGCCTGTGCACTGAATGGGAAAACCGGGCGGCAGGTGCGGCTGCATCTGCGCGGCGGCGACCTGACTGTTCAGTGGGATGAGCAGACAGGCTCTGTCTTTATGGAAGGTCCGGCGGCATTCGTTTTTGACGGTACAGTAGATGCATAA
- the gdhA gene encoding NADP-specific glutamate dehydrogenase: MSYVSETLETVLQKNPGEPEFHQAVTEVLQSLEPVLAKHPEYEKAGILERLTEPDRALRFRVTWVDDAGKVQVNRGYRVQFNSAIGPYKGGLRFHPSVNFGILKFLGFEQIFKNSLTGLPIGGGKGGSDFDPKGKSDREVMAFCQSFMTELYRHIGPDTDVPAGDIGVGGREIGYLFGQYKRIRNEFSGVLTGKGLPYGGSLARTQATGYGLLYFTDAMLRANGKSIAGKTIVISGAGNVAIYAAEKAIALGGKPVTMSDSTGWVYDAEGIDLDAIKEIKEVKRARLTEYKKYRPNSEYHEGRGVWTIPCDIALPCATQNELNLDDAKALVKNGCFAVAEGANMPSTLDATKYLQQNGILFGPAKAANAGGVATSALEMSQNSMRYSWTFEEVDSKLKNIMESIFANAAAAAKEYSQPTDYVSGANIAGFVKVAEAMLAQGAV; this comes from the coding sequence ATGTCGTATGTAAGTGAAACACTGGAAACCGTACTGCAGAAAAACCCCGGTGAGCCGGAGTTCCATCAGGCTGTTACAGAAGTGCTCCAGTCGCTGGAGCCTGTACTGGCAAAACATCCGGAATACGAAAAAGCTGGCATTCTGGAGCGCCTCACAGAGCCTGACCGCGCGCTTCGCTTCCGCGTAACATGGGTTGATGATGCGGGCAAAGTACAGGTAAACCGTGGCTACCGCGTACAGTTCAACTCCGCCATCGGGCCTTACAAGGGCGGCTTGCGCTTCCACCCCAGCGTGAACTTTGGTATTCTGAAGTTCCTCGGCTTCGAGCAGATTTTCAAAAACAGCCTGACCGGCCTGCCCATCGGCGGCGGCAAGGGCGGCTCTGACTTTGACCCGAAGGGCAAGTCTGACCGCGAAGTCATGGCATTCTGCCAGTCCTTTATGACAGAACTGTACCGCCACATTGGCCCGGATACAGATGTTCCTGCCGGCGACATCGGTGTCGGCGGCCGTGAAATCGGCTATTTGTTCGGTCAGTACAAGCGTATCCGCAACGAGTTCTCCGGTGTACTTACCGGCAAGGGTCTGCCCTACGGCGGCAGCCTTGCCCGCACCCAGGCCACGGGCTACGGCCTCCTGTACTTCACAGATGCCATGCTGCGCGCCAATGGCAAGTCTATTGCCGGCAAGACCATTGTCATCTCCGGCGCAGGAAACGTTGCTATTTATGCCGCAGAAAAAGCCATTGCACTCGGCGGCAAGCCTGTTACCATGAGTGACTCCACCGGCTGGGTCTATGACGCAGAGGGCATTGACCTGGATGCGATTAAAGAAATCAAGGAAGTCAAGCGTGCACGCCTGACCGAGTACAAAAAGTACCGTCCCAACTCCGAATATCATGAGGGCCGCGGCGTATGGACAATTCCCTGCGACATTGCCCTGCCCTGCGCAACTCAGAATGAGCTGAACCTTGACGACGCAAAAGCGTTGGTCAAAAACGGCTGCTTCGCAGTTGCCGAGGGTGCGAACATGCCCAGCACACTGGACGCGACCAAGTATTTGCAGCAGAACGGCATCCTCTTTGGGCCTGCAAAGGCTGCAAACGCAGGCGGCGTAGCTACCAGTGCACTGGAAATGAGCCAGAACAGCATGCGCTACAGCTGGACATTTGAAGAAGTGGACAGCAAGCTGAAAAACATCATGGAAAGCATCTTTGCTAATGCTGCTGCAGCAGCCAAAGAGTACAGCCAGCCGACCGATTATGTAAGCGGTGCAAACATTGCAGGCTTCGTAAAGGTTGCAGAAGCTATGCTCGCACAGGGTGCGGTCTGA
- a CDS encoding GNAT family N-acetyltransferase: MYCGFVRCITDGSFTIYCCEIIVDSEFRGRGIGTGLLRIVQEQWPACSIDVLSDNDAFYKANGVLVLCNGMRKP; this comes from the coding sequence GTGTACTGCGGATTTGTCCGCTGTATTACGGACGGCAGCTTTACTATCTACTGCTGCGAAATTATTGTGGACAGCGAATTCCGCGGGCGGGGGATTGGAACGGGGCTTTTGCGAATTGTGCAGGAACAGTGGCCGGCGTGTTCGATTGATGTGCTCAGTGACAACGATGCCTTTTATAAAGCCAATGGGGTTCTTGTGCTTTGCAACGGCATGAGAAAACCGTAA
- a CDS encoding 23S rRNA (pseudouridine(1915)-N(3))-methyltransferase RlmH — protein sequence MQKVQIVCVGKLKEAYWRQACAEYEKRLRPFADFQITELVESRLPESPSQAQIDAALEEEAAHILAACKGGEVIPLCIEGKELDSPALAKHLQQAAVESAGRVSFVIGSSFGLAPIVKNAGRLCLSMSPMTFPHQLARVMLCEQIYRAFQILNHGKYHK from the coding sequence ATGCAGAAAGTGCAGATCGTGTGTGTGGGAAAACTAAAGGAAGCTTATTGGCGGCAGGCATGTGCGGAGTATGAAAAACGCCTGCGTCCTTTTGCGGACTTTCAGATTACAGAATTGGTGGAAAGCAGACTACCGGAGTCGCCGTCACAGGCGCAGATTGATGCGGCTTTGGAAGAAGAAGCGGCACACATTTTGGCTGCCTGCAAGGGAGGCGAGGTCATCCCGCTGTGCATAGAGGGAAAGGAACTGGATTCACCTGCACTGGCAAAGCATCTGCAGCAGGCGGCAGTGGAAAGTGCCGGCAGAGTTTCGTTTGTGATCGGCAGTAGCTTCGGGTTAGCGCCGATTGTAAAAAATGCTGGGCGTCTGTGTCTTTCCATGTCACCGATGACCTTTCCGCATCAGCTTGCGCGGGTGATGCTCTGCGAACAAATTTACCGGGCGTTTCAGATTTTGAACCACGGAAAATATCATAAATGA
- a CDS encoding MBL fold metallo-hydrolase, with product MARFCPLFSSSSGNSYYIGSAQEGILVDAGRSAKQITEKLDACGISREAVRGIFVTHEHTDHVQGLRVLAGRLGVPVYASAGTMQALEQMKILNGKFPTEVLGMEGTECAGMRIHPFHTSHDCAEGYGYCVETADDHKVAFATDLGYFSDEVRQNITGSELIVLESNHDIGMLQNGPYPYPLKRRILSDRGHLSNAACSEAVTGLVSSGTARIFLAHLSKENNTPDLARATSICALTQMGAEQGRDFLLEVAPRENPGKVTVF from the coding sequence ATGGCAAGGTTTTGTCCACTGTTCAGCAGCAGCAGCGGGAACAGTTATTACATAGGTTCTGCACAAGAGGGGATCCTTGTGGATGCAGGGCGCAGTGCAAAACAGATTACAGAAAAGCTGGATGCCTGTGGAATTTCCAGGGAAGCTGTACGCGGCATTTTTGTGACACATGAACACACAGACCATGTGCAGGGGCTTCGCGTGTTGGCAGGCCGCCTCGGTGTCCCTGTGTATGCTTCTGCCGGAACCATGCAGGCACTGGAGCAGATGAAAATATTGAATGGGAAATTTCCTACAGAAGTGTTGGGTATGGAGGGAACGGAGTGCGCCGGTATGCGGATTCATCCGTTTCATACTTCCCACGACTGCGCCGAGGGGTACGGCTACTGTGTGGAAACGGCGGATGACCACAAGGTCGCGTTTGCAACGGACTTGGGTTATTTTTCTGATGAAGTGCGGCAAAACATTACCGGTTCGGAGCTGATTGTGCTGGAATCCAATCATGATATTGGCATGCTTCAGAACGGCCCGTATCCCTATCCGCTGAAGCGTCGGATTCTGTCTGACCGGGGCCACCTTTCCAATGCGGCTTGTTCCGAGGCTGTAACAGGCTTGGTGAGCAGCGGCACGGCACGCATTTTTCTTGCACACCTGAGCAAGGAAAACAACACGCCGGACTTGGCGCGTGCAACCAGCATCTGTGCACTTACGCAGATGGGCGCTGAGCAGGGGCGGGACTTTCTGCTGGAAGTGGCGCCGCGTGAAAATCCGGGAAAGGTCACGGTGTTTTAA
- a CDS encoding UDP-N-acetylglucosamine 1-carboxyvinyltransferase, with amino-acid sequence MDKFLINGGKQLKGEVVISGAKNAAIAIIPAAILSDEACRIENVPNIKDVNAMVRILHDMGADIHWVNRSTLLIDPRPIGTYVASYELARQMRGSYYLLGALLGRCNHAIVSMPGGCDFGVRPIDQHLKGFAALGAEYTLEGGMVNVSASSLKGSSIYLDVVSVGATINIMLAAVKASGMTVIENAAKEPHIVDLANFLNTMGADIRGAGTDVIKIYGVEHLHGVTYSIIPDQIEAGTYMVAGAATYGDVTVTNVIPKHLESITAKLEEMGLEVTEYDEAVRVRYVGKLNKCNVKTMPHPGFPTDMQPQITALLSIAKGTSIVNESVWDNRFRYIDELKRMGAQVSVDGKLAVVEGIDHLNAAPVKATDLRAGAAMVIAALSAHGTSEIEQIRNIERGYEHIVEKLQGIGADIRRITVRDDEEAQAV; translated from the coding sequence TTGGATAAGTTCTTGATTAATGGTGGAAAACAACTAAAAGGGGAAGTTGTTATCAGCGGTGCAAAAAATGCGGCAATCGCAATTATCCCCGCAGCAATTCTTTCTGATGAAGCTTGCAGAATTGAAAATGTACCGAATATTAAAGATGTAAACGCAATGGTTCGTATTCTGCATGATATGGGTGCAGATATTCACTGGGTGAACCGTTCCACACTGCTGATTGATCCGCGGCCAATCGGCACTTATGTTGCTTCGTATGAACTTGCAAGGCAGATGCGCGGTTCTTATTACCTTCTCGGCGCACTTTTAGGGCGTTGCAACCACGCGATTGTTTCCATGCCGGGTGGCTGTGACTTTGGTGTACGACCGATTGACCAGCATTTGAAAGGTTTTGCTGCGCTGGGCGCAGAATATACGCTGGAAGGCGGTATGGTAAATGTTTCTGCATCAAGTCTGAAAGGCAGCAGCATTTACTTGGACGTTGTTTCTGTAGGTGCCACCATTAATATTATGCTGGCTGCTGTAAAGGCTTCGGGCATGACAGTGATTGAGAACGCTGCAAAGGAACCGCACATTGTTGACCTTGCCAATTTTCTGAATACAATGGGTGCGGATATTCGCGGCGCTGGCACAGATGTTATTAAAATTTATGGTGTGGAGCATCTGCATGGTGTTACCTATTCCATTATTCCCGACCAGATTGAAGCGGGAACGTATATGGTGGCCGGAGCTGCCACGTATGGCGACGTTACTGTTACCAATGTAATTCCTAAACATTTAGAATCCATTACCGCAAAACTGGAAGAAATGGGATTGGAAGTTACTGAATATGATGAAGCGGTGCGTGTGCGCTACGTTGGCAAGCTTAATAAGTGCAATGTTAAGACAATGCCGCATCCTGGCTTTCCAACGGATATGCAGCCGCAGATTACGGCTTTGCTCTCTATCGCAAAGGGCACCAGCATTGTAAACGAAAGTGTGTGGGACAACCGCTTCCGTTACATTGATGAACTCAAGCGGATGGGCGCACAGGTTTCTGTAGATGGCAAGCTTGCTGTGGTGGAAGGCATTGACCATTTGAATGCAGCACCTGTAAAGGCAACGGACTTGCGTGCCGGCGCAGCCATGGTAATTGCAGCCTTGTCAGCTCACGGTACTTCTGAAATTGAACAGATACGCAATATTGAGCGCGGATATGAGCATATCGTGGAAAAGCTGCAGGGCATCGGTGCGGATATACGCCGTATAACTGTGCGGGACGATGAAGAAGCACAAGCAGTATAA
- a CDS encoding M23 family metallopeptidase, with protein sequence MEPKNLNVAEPRLQPGKEKKSVSMLKNTARIALPALAVLLVAGSAYAAHAWTDEVHQAQVELRQASFFQTTAAMKAEQQPALRFALSDGPISARTDATALLLAANTPVVKQPATGLYVDGSFIGAIYDSDKLQDMLVAVLNNAKASSGCTDAAFMNKIEIVPGEYEDTSIVTNDAMLVLICGNRRQTETYAVERGDTAEMIAKKNGLTSAKLKEANPDLNLQSLHAGDVIQLEPQQKLLTVQTKRTEAVTSGIAYEKQTVTSNSMYEDQTAVKAKGVAGQQTTTYEVTCVNGREISRQTLHVSRDKAPVTEVTVKGTKTRASTAGEATGCFMWPTPTLTDITSGYGARWGTFHYGLDLSGANAMGQPIYAADGGTVVFAGYDDSGYGNYVVIDHGNGFESIYGHASKLLISQGAKVAQGQLIALVGSTGHSTGPHCHFEVHKNGEKINPTNLISADTAKVVSYLGQKVDTAKAQNMVKAARLSSQQSLTAYQKSTTVKQ encoded by the coding sequence ATGGAGCCAAAAAATTTGAACGTTGCTGAGCCGCGGCTGCAGCCCGGCAAAGAAAAAAAGTCGGTTTCCATGCTGAAAAATACAGCACGCATTGCACTTCCGGCACTGGCTGTGCTGTTGGTGGCGGGTTCTGCATATGCTGCGCACGCATGGACGGATGAGGTTCATCAGGCACAGGTGGAACTGCGGCAGGCAAGTTTTTTTCAAACAACCGCAGCTATGAAGGCAGAGCAGCAGCCGGCGCTTCGATTTGCTCTGTCTGATGGCCCGATTTCTGCCAGAACAGATGCAACTGCGCTTTTGCTTGCGGCCAATACGCCGGTCGTAAAGCAGCCGGCAACCGGCCTTTATGTTGATGGCAGCTTTATTGGTGCAATTTATGACAGCGACAAGCTGCAGGACATGCTTGTTGCAGTGCTGAATAACGCAAAGGCAAGTTCCGGCTGCACGGATGCTGCATTCATGAATAAAATTGAAATCGTTCCGGGCGAATATGAGGATACTTCCATTGTAACGAATGATGCCATGTTGGTGCTGATTTGCGGCAACCGCCGGCAGACCGAGACCTATGCGGTGGAGCGCGGCGATACCGCCGAAATGATTGCTAAGAAAAATGGGCTTACCTCAGCCAAACTGAAGGAGGCAAATCCGGATTTGAATTTACAAAGCCTGCACGCAGGTGATGTCATTCAGTTGGAACCGCAGCAGAAGCTGCTGACAGTGCAGACTAAGCGTACCGAGGCCGTCACTTCCGGCATTGCCTACGAAAAACAGACTGTCACTTCAAACTCTATGTATGAAGATCAGACTGCAGTGAAAGCAAAAGGTGTTGCCGGCCAGCAGACAACTACCTATGAAGTGACCTGTGTCAATGGTCGTGAAATTTCACGCCAGACGCTGCATGTCAGCCGTGACAAGGCGCCGGTAACAGAAGTAACGGTAAAAGGTACCAAAACACGTGCAAGTACAGCAGGTGAAGCTACCGGGTGCTTCATGTGGCCAACCCCAACACTAACGGATATTACTTCCGGCTACGGGGCAAGGTGGGGAACTTTCCATTACGGGCTTGACCTTTCCGGCGCAAATGCTATGGGGCAGCCTATTTATGCAGCTGACGGCGGCACGGTTGTCTTTGCTGGATATGACGATAGTGGTTACGGCAATTATGTTGTCATTGACCATGGTAATGGTTTTGAAAGTATTTATGGGCATGCCAGCAAGCTGCTCATTTCACAGGGCGCGAAGGTTGCACAGGGGCAGTTAATTGCTCTGGTAGGCAGCACCGGCCATTCGACCGGACCGCACTGCCACTTTGAAGTGCACAAAAACGGTGAAAAAATCAATCCGACGAATCTAATTTCTGCAGATACTGCCAAAGTGGTTTCCTACCTGGGACAGAAGGTAGATACCGCTAAAGCGCAGAACATGGTAAAAGCTGCAAGGCTCAGCAGCCAGCAAAGCTTGACTGCCTATCAGAAAAGTACTACAGTCAAGCAGTAA
- a CDS encoding S-ribosylhomocysteine lyase, with protein MKRIASFCVDHNKLTPGIYTSRIDGDITTYDIRMRTPNKPPFLAQDALHTIEHLFATAARNSRFADKVIYFGPMGCRTGFYLLVRDLSPADSITLIIETFQQIADWKGEIPGTKPEECGNYKEHDLGGAVKEAKNFLPVISGWKETDLVYKS; from the coding sequence ATGAAAAGAATTGCAAGTTTCTGTGTAGACCATAATAAACTTACCCCCGGGATTTACACTTCCCGAATAGACGGCGACATTACAACCTATGATATTCGGATGCGTACACCGAACAAGCCGCCTTTTCTTGCGCAGGATGCGCTGCATACAATCGAGCATCTGTTTGCAACCGCCGCACGCAACAGCCGTTTTGCTGACAAAGTGATTTATTTTGGTCCCATGGGCTGCCGTACTGGTTTTTACCTTTTGGTGCGGGATTTGTCCCCTGCGGATTCCATCACACTGATTATTGAGACATTTCAACAGATTGCGGACTGGAAAGGCGAAATCCCCGGAACAAAACCGGAGGAGTGCGGAAATTATAAGGAACACGATCTGGGCGGTGCTGTAAAGGAAGCAAAGAACTTCCTGCCGGTCATTTCCGGCTGGAAAGAAACCGACCTTGTTTATAAATCGTAA